From one Coffea eugenioides isolate CCC68of chromosome 11, Ceug_1.0, whole genome shotgun sequence genomic stretch:
- the LOC113751482 gene encoding lysine-rich arabinogalactan protein 18 has translation MDRKSCFGLALICIVVATVGGQSPAAAPAKSPSAATVPTPPAAAPTAKPITPAAPVTAPAAAPPTAVSNPPAAAPTAKPTTPAAPVTAPVAAPPTAVSTPPAAAPVSAPPTVATPVPASSPKAAAPGSAPPAPVPVSSPPAAAPVQSPPSPAPEAATPPAASTPPAATPAPASEPPAPAPSKKKGKKHHAPSPAPAPELHGPPAPPSDAPGPGLDSGSPGPSLPDNSGAEKLKVVGSLVLGWGVFGWLFF, from the exons ATGGATCGGAAATCTTGTTTCGGACTTGCATTGATCTGCATTGTCGTCGCCACCGTCGGCGGTCAAAGTCCTGCCGCCGCTCCTGCTAAATCTCCTTCCGCGGCTACGGTGCCCACTCCTCCAGCAGCTGCTCCTACTGCTAAGCCAATCACTCCTGCAGCTCCGGTCACTGCTCCTGCTGCCGCCCCTCCAACTGCAGTTTCGAATCCTCCAGCTGCTGCTCCTACTGCTAAGCCAACTACGCCTGCAGCTCCGGTCACCGCTCCTGTTGCCGCCCCTCCAACAGCTGTTTCAACTCCTCCAGCTGCAGCTCCGGTGAGTGCACCGCCGACCGTCGCAACTCCTGTTCCGGCGTCTTCACCTAAGGCCGCAGCTCCCGGGAGCGCGCCTCCAGCTCCAGTGCCGGTGAGCTCGCCACCTGCAGCTGCGCCAGTGCAGTCTCCTCCTTCCCCGGCTCCAGAGGCTGCTACTCCACCTGCAGCTTCTACTCCTCCGGCGGCAACTCCAGCTCCGGCTTCCGAGCCTCCGGCTCCAGCTCCAAGCAAGAAGAAGGGGAAGAAGCACCATGCGCCATCACCGGCTCCCGCACCAGAGCTCCACGGGCCACCCGCACCTCCTTCCGACGCTCCCGGACCTGGTCTTGACTCGGGGTCTCCCGGTCCATCACTTCCCGATAAC AGTGGAGCAGAGAAATTGAAGGTGGTAGGAAGCTTGGTTCTGGGATGGGGTGTGTTTGGCTGGCTCTTCTTCTAG
- the LOC113751081 gene encoding ABC transporter F family member 4 yields the protein MGKKKTDDVGAKPSGKDGKKEKLSVSAMLAGMDQKPEKTKSSSSSLSSVTSKPRSKSAPKVSAYTDDIDLPPSDDEEEEGYGSDKEQGQNASRTHPSRQNRIDGRPLEILVTDKELKKREKKDMIAAQAAEIAKQEALKDDHDAFTVVIGSRASVLDGQDEADANVKDITIDNFSVSARGKELLKNASVKISHGKRYGLVGPNGKGKSTLLKLLAWRKIPVPKNIDVLLVEQEVVGDDRTALEAVVAANEELINLRQEVASLQKASSDSVGDEKDDDDDDAGEKLAELYEKLELMGSDAAEAQASKILAGLGFTKDMQARPTRSFSGGWRMRISLARALFVQPTLLLLDEPTNHLDLRAVLWLEEYLCRWKKTLIVVSHDRDFLNTVCNEIIHLHDMKLQYYRGNFDSFESGYEQRRKEMNKKYEIYDKQLKAAKRSGSRTQQEKVKDRAKFNAAKETSKSKAKGKADEDEPQHEAPQKWRDYTVEFHFPEPTELTPPLLQLIEVSFSYPNRQDFRLSNVDVGIDMGTRVAIVGPNGAGKSTLLNLLAGDLVATEGEVRRSQKLRIGRYSQHFVDLLTMDETPVQYLLRLHPDQEGLSKQEAVRAKLGKFGLPSHNHLTPIAKLSGGQKARVVFTSISMSKPHILLLDEPTNHLDMQSIDALADALDEFTGGVVLVSHDSRLISRVCEDEERSEIWVVENGTVETFPGTFEEYKEELLKEIRAEVDE from the coding sequence ATGGGTAAGAAGAAAACGGATGATGTTGGGGCTAAGCCAAGTGGTAAAGACGGGAAAAAAGAGAAGCTTTCAGTTTCTGCTATGCTTGCTGGTATGGACCAGAAACCTGAAAAGACCAAGAGTTCATCTTCTTCGTTGAGCTCTGTAACTAGTAAGCCGAGGTCAAAATCAGCTCCCAAAGTGTCAGCTTACACTGATGATATTGATCTCCCTCCTTctgatgatgaagaggaggaaGGCTATGGTTCTGATAAAGAGCAGGGACAGAATGCTTCTCGTACGCATCCAAGCAGACAGAACAGAATTGATGGTAGGCCGCTTGAAATTTTGGTTACTGACAAAGAGTTGAAGAAACGAGAAAAGAAGGATATGATTGCTGCCCAAGCTGCTGAGATTGCTAAACAAGAGGCCCTTAAAGATGATCATGATGCTTTTACGGTAGTTATTGGTAGCCGTGCTTCTGTTCTTGATGGTCAGGATGAAGCTGATGCCAATGTCAAGGATATAACAATTGATAATTTTTCGGTATCTGCTCGGGGAAAGGAGCTCTTAAAGAATGCATCAGTTAAGATATCTCATGGAAAGAGGTATGGATTGGTTGGTCCCAACGGCAAGGGCAAGTCTACTTTATTGAAGCTTCTTGCTTGGAGGAAGATTCCCGTACCCAAAAACATAGATGTCCTTTTGGTCGAACAAGAGGTGGTTGGTGATGATAGAACTGCTCTTGAAGCAGTTGTTGCAGCTAATGAAGAACTCATCAACCTCCGGCAAGAGGTAGCTAGTTTGCAGAAGGCATCTTCAGATTCTGTTGGTGATGAGAAGgacgatgatgatgatgatgcagGGGAGAAGCTTGCCGAGTTGTATGAAAAATTGGAGCTAATGGGTTCGGATGCTGCAGAGGCTCAGGCATCAAAAATTCTTGCTGGGTTGGGTTTCACCAAGGATATGCAGGCCCGTCCTACCAGGTCATTTAGTGGTGGTTGGAGGATGAGAATTTCACTAGCTCGGGCACTTTTTGTTCAGCCAACTCTGTTGCTATTGGATGAACCCACCAATCATCTTGACCTGAGGGCCGTTCTCTGGTTAGAGGAGTACTTATGCAGATGGAAGAAAACTCTTATTGTTGTTTCGCATGACCGTGATTTCCTTAATACTGTTTGCAATGAAATTATTCACCTCCATGACATGAAGCTGCAATATTATCGTGGAAATTTTGATAGTTTTGAAAGTGGATATGAGCAGCGTCGCAAAGAGATGAATAAGAAGTATGAGATTTATGACAAGCAGTTGAAAGCTGCCAAGAGGTCTGGAAGTCGCACTCAACAGGAGAAGGTCAAAGATCGAGCCAAATTTAATGCTGCCAAGGAAACGTCCAAGAGCAAAGCTAAAGGCAAGGCTGATGAGGATGAGCCGCAGCATGAGGCCCCTCAAAAGTGGAGAGATTACACTGTGGAGTTCCATTTCCCTGAGCCTACAGAGCTAACACCTCCCCTCTTGCAGCTCATTGAAGTTAGTTTCAGCTATCCAAATCGACAGGATTTTAGGCTATCTAATGTAGATGTTGGTATTGATATGGGAACTCGTGTTGCTATTGTGGGGCCTAATGGTGCTGGGAAATCTACCTTGCTGAATCTTCTTGCTGGTGATTTAGTTGCCACAGAGGGTGAAGTTCGGAGGAGTCAAAAGTTAAGGATTGGCAGATATTCACAGCACTTTGTGGACCTTCTGACAATGGATGAGACGCCAGTTCAATATCTTCTTCGTCTTCATCCTGATCAAGAGGGCCTGAGTAAACAAGAGGCTGTTCGTGCAAAGCTGGGGAAATTTGGACTCCCCAGCCATAATCACCTTACTCCAATTGCAAAATTATCTGGAGGACAAAAGGCCCGGGTTGTCTTCACTTCAATTTCCATGTCAAAGCCACATATTTTGCTATTGGATGAGCCAACTAATCATTTGGATATGCAGAGCATTGATGCACTAGCTGATGCGCTTGATGAGTTTACTGGCGGTGTTGTCCTAGTCAGCCATGACTCAAGGCTTATATCACGCGTATGCGAAGATGAAGAACGAAGTGAAATTTGGGTAGTGGAGAATGGGACTGTCGAGACTTTCCCCGGCACTTTTGAGGAGTACAAGGAAGAGCTCCTCAAGGAAATAAGAGCGGAGGTTGATGAGTGA
- the LOC113753729 gene encoding uncharacterized protein LOC113753729 isoform X1 yields MSLDNNVSSLESRYLDSCKRHQALPNTAVVSWLHKAVIQRINHQKCTIEVFLDQLEDCDLSPVTDVFLDVQCDAVDILCRSPSVLNQESILSLINAANSKLEVIDFQDASVRKDILCDILHGGLKCHVMNLRFNEFHAFNFAGGFMLLHTLSLDFCSSLSTLENDCFVNMPNLMRISLCGTRVANLWTTSAALSRLNSLVEIRFQNCACCKNTGSCPTLSRERRDLACDRNVAEHTSEHSKCQQTTISVGNVESSIQDESPKFVSVGDSLVNIHTHSISHNSIDDRLIGKMSYNLHGISSSGRSSNAHPVSVGLSMLQIEVSHAKLETEEDGESPTSVLDLDVKDSSIASKMKVLENPSPICFENHYREYMIASLPHLQVLDNIPIRLVDRDMAKMVFSKYFEYLPYKRQHGESVSNILYMRETGTSCGYHERSTIKKQSSSQKSKFFYTRSICAAKFGSSVWPVHLPMSQICSTLGEGSRSLRPRQFEYHPSDASLMGFGTLDGEVVVINHDKGSLFKYIPALETSNSAMALCWLNQHPAKLLAGFEKGSLRLYDINQVTTKVEDSRWTSSTKFYDDFDQLTSVHVNSSDDKFLASGYSRKLAVYDLCTGRRLQLLTDIHRETINVAKFANCSPHLLVTSSYDCDVKMWDLRQKPTLPCYTSSSSRGNVMVCFSPDDLYLLVSAVDNEVRQLLAVDGRLHTRFEISSTGSSHNFTRSYYMNGRDYIISGSSDESILRICCAQTGRRLRDVHLQDRTLGSSMYVQSLRSDPFRHFHMAVLAAYVRPSSRWGIVKVNLLASSHHAKQDSESQDFCPRFGWGG; encoded by the exons ATGTCTCTTGATAATAATGTCTCCAGCTTAGAATCCAG GTATCTGGATTCCTGCAAGAGGCATCAGGCGCTACCAAATACTGCAGTCGTGTCATGGCTTCATAAG gcTGTTATACAGAGAATCAACCACCAGAAATGCACTATAGAAGTATTCTTAGACCAACTTGAGGATTGTGATTTATCTCCAGTTACAGATGTCTTCCTTGATGTGCAGTGTGATGCAGTTGACATTCTTTGTAGATCACCCAGTGTCTTAAACCAAGAATCTATATTGTCTCTAATAAATGCAGCCAATTCAAAACTTGAAGTCATTGATTTCCAAGATGCATCTGTCCGGAAGGATATCTTATG TGATATTCTCCATGGTGGTTTAAAATGTCATGTAATGAATTTAAGGTTCAATGAGTTCCATGCTTTCAACTTCGCTGGAGGCTTTATGCTATTACACACCCTTAGTCTTGACTTCTGTTCTTCTCTCTCTACATTGGAGAATGATTGTTTTGTTAACATGCCAAATCTGATGCGGATATCTCTATGTGGAACAAGAGTTGCAAATCTGTGGACAACTAGTGCTGCCTTGTCCAGATTAAATTCCTTGGTTGAAATCCGGTTTCAAAACTGTGCGTGCTGCAAAAACACTGGATCATGTCCTACTTTGTCCAGAGAGAGAAGAGATCTTGCTTGTGACAGAAATGTGGCAGAGCACACGAGTGAGCATTCAAAGTGTCAACAAACAACTATTTCTGTTGGGAATGTTGAATCTTCTATTCAAGATGAATCGCCCAAATTTGTCTCTGTTGGAGATTCATTAGTAAATATTCATACTCACAGCATATCTCACAACTCAATAGATGATAGATTAATAGGTAAGATGTCATATAATCTTCATGGAATTAGCTCATCTGGTCGGTCTTCCAATGCTCATCCTGTATCAGTTGGCTTGAGCATGCTGCAGATTGAG GTTTCTCATGCAAAATTGGAGACTGAAGAGGATGGTGAGTCCCCTACAAGTGTGCTTGACTTGGATGTGAAAGATTCCTCAATTGCCTCTAAAATGAAAGTTCTAGAAAATCCTTCTCCAATCTGCTTTGAGAACCACTACAGGGAGTACATGATTGCATCACTACCCCATTTACAGGTTCTAGATAACATCCCAATAAGACTTGTGGACAGGGACATGGCCAAAATGGTCTTCTCAAAATATTTTGAGTACTTGCCATATAAACGACAGCATGGGGAGAGTGTTAGCAACATTTTGTATATGCGTGAGACAGGAACAAGTTGTGGATACCATGAAAGGTCTACCATAAAGAAGCAGTCATCTTCCCAAAAGAGTAAATTTTTCTATACCAGGTCCATTTGTGCGGCAAAATTTGGCTCTTCAGTGTGGCCCGTCCACCTTCCTATGTCTCAGATCTGCAGTACTTTGGGAGAAGGTAGCAGAAGCCTCCGGCCTAGGCAGTTTGAGTATCACCCATCTGATGCTTCTCTAATGGGTTTTGGAACACTGGATGGGGAAGTGGTTGTCATCAATCATGATAAAGGAAGCCTCTTCAAGTATATTCCAGCCTTGGAAACTTCTAACAGTGCAATGGCACTATGTTGGCTTAATCAGCATCCAGCAAAG CTTCTTGCTGGTTTTGAGAAAGGTTCCTTGAGATTATATGACATCAATCAAGTGACAACAAAAGTTGAGGATAGCCGTTGGACTTCCAGCACTAAATTCTATGATGACTTTGATCAGCTGACTTCAGTTCATGTTAATTCAAGTGATGATAAGTTCTTGGCTAGTGGTTATTCGAGAAAACTTGCAGTATACGATCTCTGCACTGGCAGACGCTTGCAGTTGTTGACAGATATACATCGAGAAACAATTAATGTTGCTAAATTTGCCAATTGCTCTCCACACCTTCTTGTTACTTCATCATATGACTGTGATGTCAAGATGTGGGATTTAAGACAAAAACCAACACTACCTTGCTATACTTCTTCAAGCTCAAGAGGAAATGTAATGGTCTGCTTTTCACCTGATGACCTTTATCTGCTTGTATCAGCTGTGGACAATGAG GTGAGACAACTTTTGGCCGTTGATGGGAGGCTTCACACAAGATTTGAAATATCTTCAACAGGAAGTTCTCATAATTTCACTAGATCATATTACATGAACGGTAGAGACTATATCATCAGTGGAAGTTCTGATGAATCCATTCTAAGAATTTGCTGTGCCCAAACGGGAAGGCGGTTAAGGGATGTCCATCTGCAG GATAGGACTCTGGGGAGCTCAATGTATGTGCAGTCTTTGAGAAGTGATCCATTTCGT CACTTTCATATGGCTGTTTTAGCTGCCTATGTTCGTCCAAGCTCACGATGGGGGATTGTTAAG GTCAATTTGCTGGCTTCAAGTCATCATGCTAAACAGGATTCTGAATCCCAAGATTTCTGCCCTCGCTTTGGATGGGGAGGTTGA
- the LOC113752842 gene encoding zinc finger MYM-type protein 1-like → MANRTIDSFFKKRRLEPSGSGEIPCPLRDSSPKHQTKKFCRAESLEFDISSIERDPGKRKSIWEYLEHQRDEVRRAYIKFGPYQPELPIESMVVDKKGRRFLFSWYKLFPDWLEFSPTKNAAFCLPCSLFSKPTDRFGSMAFTTSGFRSWKKVNDGKNCAFLNHIGKDPNSSHKVAMQCYHDLGNSLQHLDKIIEKQNSEQVAKNRLQLQVSIDAAKWCAFQAVAFRGHDESLDSNNRGNFIELIKHVSSYNEKVAAVVLDNAPRNASYTSPTIQKEILSIWSIKIQKHIREEISDSKFSILVDEAQDRSKREQMAIVLRFVDKQGYIRERFFDIVHVHETNSLTLKKEICDVLSRHNLSVQNIRGQGYDGASNMRGEWNGLQALFIQECPYAYYIHCFAHRLQLTLVATSQEVIPVEQFFTNLSLLINLVSSSCKRVDQLRVARAARIAELIAIDELETGRGQNQMGTLKRPGTTRWGSHFSSICSLFTEYEDICSVLIDVINYGNTSTQRSEANRVYDFMTSFDFVLVMHMMRDILGFAQVLSQALQCKSQDILNALKLVSVTKDRLQSYRDNGWNELFTNVKTFCDARNIEMPDMNVIYKAGRGRIRKQNDPITMEHHYRIDVFLATVDSQILEMKNRFKEDVIELLILSSALHPKDNFQAFNIEQICQLANKFYSADFTDQEKLHFRTQLELFQIEFSCNSQLQNLSSLQELCQVLAKTRKSMCYTLIDRLIRLILTLPVSTATTERAFSAMKIIKTCLRSRMEEDFLANSMIMYIEKEIARTFDVNSIIDDFDKIKSRRAQFHMSHTVK, encoded by the coding sequence ATGGCCAACAGGACAATTGAttcttttttcaagaaaagacGTCTAGAACCAAGTGGAAGTGGTGAAATTCCTTGTCCTCTTCGTGATTCTTCTCCTAAGCATCAAACAAAGAAATTTTGTAGAGCTGAATCATTAGAGTTTGATATTTCATCCATAGAACGTGATCCTGGAAAGAGAAAATCCATTTGGGAATATCTAGAGCATCAAAGGGATGAGGTACGGAGAGCATATATTAAGTTTGGGCCATACCAACCTGAGCTTCCGATTGAATCAATGGTTGTTGACAAGAAGGGCCGacgtttccttttctcttggtaTAAATTGTTTCCAGATTGGTTGGAATTTTCTCCAACAAAGAATGCTGCCTTTTGTCTTCCTTGCTCACTTTTTTCCAAGCCAACGGACCGTTTTGGATCAATGGCCTTCACAACTAGTGGATTTAGATCATGGAAGAAGGTAAATGATGGAAAAAATTGTGCTTTTTTAAATCACATTGGAAAAGATCCTAACTCATCACACAAAGTGGCAATGCAATGCTATCATGATTTGGGAAACTCATTGCAACATCTTGACAAAATTATTGAGAAGCAAAATTCTGAGCAGGTTGCAAAAAATCGGTTGCAACTTCAAGTTTCCATAGATGCTGCAAAATGGTGTGCATTTCAAGCGGTGGCTTTTAGGGGTCATGATGAAAGTTTAGATTCTAACAATCGAGGTAATTTTATTGAGTTGATCAAGCATGTGTCTTCTTATAATGAAAAAGTGGCTGCTGTGGTTCTTGATAATGCTCCTCGAAATGCATCTTATACTTCTCCTACGATCCAAAAGGAGATATTGTCCATTTGGTCGATCAAGATACAAAAGCATATTCGAGAGGAGATTagtgattcaaaattttctatacTTGTTGATGAGGCTCAAGATAGATCAAAAAGAGAGCAAATGGCTATTGTTCTTAGATTTGTGGACAAGCAAGGCTATATTCGAGAGAGATTTTTTGACATTGTTCATGTGCACGAAACCAATTCCTTGACTTTGAAGAAGGAGATATGTGATGTCCTTTCTCGCCATAATCTTAGTGTGCAAAACATTCGTGGCCAAGGATATGATGGAGCTAGTAACATGCGTGGAGAATGGAATGGACTGCAAGCATTATTTATTCAGGAGTGCCCCTATGCATATTATATTCACTGTTTTGCTCATCGACTGCAATTAACATTGGTAGCAACATCTCAAGAGGTAATTCCTGTGGAACAATTCTTTACAAACTTATCTCTTCTTATAAATTTAGTTTCATCTTCTTGCAAACGGGTGGACCAACTTAGAGTTGCTAGAGCTGCTAGAATTGCTGAATTGATTGCTATTGATGAACTTGAGACTGGTAGGGGTCAGAATCAGATGGGTACCTTAAAACGGCCAGGGACTACAAGATGGGGGTCTCATTTTAGTTCTATCTGTAGCTTATTCACAGAATATGAAGACATTTGCTCTGTCCTAATTGATGTTATCAATTATGGAAATACATCAACTCAAAGAAGTGAAGCTAACAGAGTTTATGATTTCATGACATCCTTTGATTTTGTTCTTGTTATGCATATGATGAGGGACATTTTAGGATTTGCACAAGTACTTTCTCAAGCTTTACAATGCAAATCTCAAGATATTTTGAATGCCCTTAAATTGGTTTCAGTAACAAAGGATCGACTTCAAAGTTACAGAGATAATGGATGGAATGAATTGTTCACCAATGTAAAGACATTTTGTGATGCACGAAATATAGAGATGCCTGATATGAATGTCATTTATAAAGCAGGTCGAGGAAGAATTCGAAAACAAAATGATCCAATTACCATGGAGCATCACTACAGGATTGATGTGTTTTTGGCAACGGTTGATTCTCAAATACTTGAAATGAAGAATAGGTTTAAGGAAGATGTAATAGAGTTGCTTATTCTTAGTTCAGCATTGCACCCCAAAGATAATTTTCAGGCTTTCAATATTGAACAAATTTGTCAACTTGCAAACAAGTTTTATTCAGCTGACTTCACAGATCAAGAGAAGTTACACTTCAGAACTCAATTAGAGCTTTTCCAGATTGAGTTTTCCTGTAATTCTCAGCTTCAAAATTTGTCATCACTTCAGGAGTTGTGCCAAGTGTTAGCGAAGACAAGAAAGTCAATGTGCTATACTCTTATTGATAGATTGATTCGTCTTATTTTGACTCTTCCTGTTTCAACAGCTACAACAGAGCGTGCATTTTCTGCTATGAAAATCATCAAGACTTGTTTGCGTTCTAGGATGGAGGAAGACTTTCTTGCCAACTCTATGATAATGTATATTGAGAAAGAAATTGCTAGAACTTTTGATGTAAATTCAATCATTGATGactttgataaaattaaaagtcGTCGTGCACAATTTCATATGTCTCACACAGTCAAATAG
- the LOC113753729 gene encoding uncharacterized protein LOC113753729 isoform X2 — MSLDNNVSSLESRYLDSCKRHQALPNTAVVSWLHKAVIQRINHQKCTIEVFLDQLEDCDLSPVTDVFLDVQCDAVDILCRSPSVLNQESILSLINAANSKLEVIDFQDASVRKDILCDILHGGLKCHVMNLRFNEFHAFNFAGGFMLLHTLSLDFCSSLSTLENDCFVNMPNLMRISLCGTRVANLWTTSAALSRLNSLVEIRFQNCACCKNTGSCPTLSRERRDLACDRNVAEHTSEHSKCQQTTISVGNVESSIQDESPKFVSVGDSLVNIHTHSISHNSIDDRLIGKMSYNLHGISSSGRSSNAHPVSVGLSMLQIEVSHAKLETEEDGESPTSVLDLDVKDSSIASKMKVLENPSPICFENHYREYMIASLPHLQVLDNIPIRLVDRDMAKMVFSKYFEYLPYKRQHGESVSNILYMRETGTSCGYHERSTIKKQSSSQKSKFFYTRSICAAKFGSSVWPVHLPMSQICSTLGEGSRSLRPRQFEYHPSDASLMGFGTLDGEVVVINHDKGSLFKYIPALETSNSAMALCWLNQHPAKVRQLLAVDGRLHTRFEISSTGSSHNFTRSYYMNGRDYIISGSSDESILRICCAQTGRRLRDVHLQDRTLGSSMYVQSLRSDPFRHFHMAVLAAYVRPSSRWGIVKVNLLASSHHAKQDSESQDFCPRFGWGG; from the exons ATGTCTCTTGATAATAATGTCTCCAGCTTAGAATCCAG GTATCTGGATTCCTGCAAGAGGCATCAGGCGCTACCAAATACTGCAGTCGTGTCATGGCTTCATAAG gcTGTTATACAGAGAATCAACCACCAGAAATGCACTATAGAAGTATTCTTAGACCAACTTGAGGATTGTGATTTATCTCCAGTTACAGATGTCTTCCTTGATGTGCAGTGTGATGCAGTTGACATTCTTTGTAGATCACCCAGTGTCTTAAACCAAGAATCTATATTGTCTCTAATAAATGCAGCCAATTCAAAACTTGAAGTCATTGATTTCCAAGATGCATCTGTCCGGAAGGATATCTTATG TGATATTCTCCATGGTGGTTTAAAATGTCATGTAATGAATTTAAGGTTCAATGAGTTCCATGCTTTCAACTTCGCTGGAGGCTTTATGCTATTACACACCCTTAGTCTTGACTTCTGTTCTTCTCTCTCTACATTGGAGAATGATTGTTTTGTTAACATGCCAAATCTGATGCGGATATCTCTATGTGGAACAAGAGTTGCAAATCTGTGGACAACTAGTGCTGCCTTGTCCAGATTAAATTCCTTGGTTGAAATCCGGTTTCAAAACTGTGCGTGCTGCAAAAACACTGGATCATGTCCTACTTTGTCCAGAGAGAGAAGAGATCTTGCTTGTGACAGAAATGTGGCAGAGCACACGAGTGAGCATTCAAAGTGTCAACAAACAACTATTTCTGTTGGGAATGTTGAATCTTCTATTCAAGATGAATCGCCCAAATTTGTCTCTGTTGGAGATTCATTAGTAAATATTCATACTCACAGCATATCTCACAACTCAATAGATGATAGATTAATAGGTAAGATGTCATATAATCTTCATGGAATTAGCTCATCTGGTCGGTCTTCCAATGCTCATCCTGTATCAGTTGGCTTGAGCATGCTGCAGATTGAG GTTTCTCATGCAAAATTGGAGACTGAAGAGGATGGTGAGTCCCCTACAAGTGTGCTTGACTTGGATGTGAAAGATTCCTCAATTGCCTCTAAAATGAAAGTTCTAGAAAATCCTTCTCCAATCTGCTTTGAGAACCACTACAGGGAGTACATGATTGCATCACTACCCCATTTACAGGTTCTAGATAACATCCCAATAAGACTTGTGGACAGGGACATGGCCAAAATGGTCTTCTCAAAATATTTTGAGTACTTGCCATATAAACGACAGCATGGGGAGAGTGTTAGCAACATTTTGTATATGCGTGAGACAGGAACAAGTTGTGGATACCATGAAAGGTCTACCATAAAGAAGCAGTCATCTTCCCAAAAGAGTAAATTTTTCTATACCAGGTCCATTTGTGCGGCAAAATTTGGCTCTTCAGTGTGGCCCGTCCACCTTCCTATGTCTCAGATCTGCAGTACTTTGGGAGAAGGTAGCAGAAGCCTCCGGCCTAGGCAGTTTGAGTATCACCCATCTGATGCTTCTCTAATGGGTTTTGGAACACTGGATGGGGAAGTGGTTGTCATCAATCATGATAAAGGAAGCCTCTTCAAGTATATTCCAGCCTTGGAAACTTCTAACAGTGCAATGGCACTATGTTGGCTTAATCAGCATCCAGCAAAG GTGAGACAACTTTTGGCCGTTGATGGGAGGCTTCACACAAGATTTGAAATATCTTCAACAGGAAGTTCTCATAATTTCACTAGATCATATTACATGAACGGTAGAGACTATATCATCAGTGGAAGTTCTGATGAATCCATTCTAAGAATTTGCTGTGCCCAAACGGGAAGGCGGTTAAGGGATGTCCATCTGCAG GATAGGACTCTGGGGAGCTCAATGTATGTGCAGTCTTTGAGAAGTGATCCATTTCGT CACTTTCATATGGCTGTTTTAGCTGCCTATGTTCGTCCAAGCTCACGATGGGGGATTGTTAAG GTCAATTTGCTGGCTTCAAGTCATCATGCTAAACAGGATTCTGAATCCCAAGATTTCTGCCCTCGCTTTGGATGGGGAGGTTGA